A portion of the Phocoena sinus isolate mPhoSin1 chromosome 9, mPhoSin1.pri, whole genome shotgun sequence genome contains these proteins:
- the LOC116759732 gene encoding LOW QUALITY PROTEIN: olfactory receptor 2A1/2A42-like (The sequence of the model RefSeq protein was modified relative to this genomic sequence to represent the inferred CDS: inserted 3 bases in 2 codons; substituted 1 base at 1 genomic stop codon), whose amino-acid sequence MGGNQTVVTEFILLGFCLGPRIQILLFGLFCLSYTFTLLGNGVILGLISLDSRLHXYFFLSHLAIVDTAYACNTAPQVLGDLLSAAKPISFAGCMTQTFLFLTFAYAECLLLAVLSYEQYVALCHPPPPQYSVIVSWSICISLVVISWAXVALVHVGLVLRLLFCGLHEIHHFSXEILSVLKLACADTRLNQVVIFVASVFVLVGPLCLVLVSSTRILVAILRMQSGEGRREAFTCCSHLCLVQLFCGSAIVMHTAPKSSHPAEDPFPVLQFFQPMLNPLIYSLRNTEVKGALRRALFKESHFQLE is encoded by the exons CTTCTGCCTGTCTTACACCTTCACCCTGCTGGGGAACGGGGTCATCCTGGGGCTCATCTCACTGGACTCCAGACTGC TGTACTTCTTCCTCTCACACCTGGCCATCGTTGATACAGCCTATGCCTGCAACACGGCGCCCCAGGTGCTGGGAGACCTCCTGAGTGCAGCCAAGCCCATCTCCTTTGCTGGCTGCATGACACAgacctttctctttttgacttttgCTTATGCCGAGTGTCTTCTCCTGGCGGTATTGTCCTACGAGCAGTATGTAGCCCtctgccaccccccccccccccaatattCTGTCATTGTAAGCTGGAGCATCTGCATCTCCCTGGTGGTGATTTCCTGGGC GGTGGCCCTGGTCCACGTGGGCCTCGTCCTGAGACTGCTCTTCTGTGGGCTTCATGAAATCCATCACTTCTCCTGAGAAATCCTGTCTGTCCTCAAACTGGCATGTGCTGACACCCGGCTCAACCAAGTTGTCATCTTCGTTGCTTCTGTGTTTGTCTTAGTTGGGCCCCTCTGCTTGGTGCTGGTCTCCTCCACACGCATCCTGGTTGCCATCCTGAGGATGCAGTCGGGTGAGGGCCGCAGAGAGGCCTTCACCTGCTGCTCCCACCTCTGCCTGGTCCAGCTCTTCTGTGGCAGTGCCATCGTCATGCACACGGCCCCCAAATCCAGCCACCCGGCAGAAGATCCTTTtcctgttttacagttttttcaaCCTATGCTGAACCCACTGATCTATAGCCTGAGGAACACAGAGGTCAAGGGTGCTCTGCGGAGAGCACTGTTCAAGGAAAGTCATTTCCAGTTGGAGTGA